TCATACCAGAACGTATCCATAATGGTATCTATTCTTAAAGTATCGCTTATGGAAGCAGTGAGACCTATCATCACGGTTGCGGATTTAAGGTCTGTCGAGAGTACCGCGTATATATTGGGTTCTCCCTCGTAGTTCTCGGGCGTGTTGCAGGAGATAGAGAACAGAGCTAAAACTGTAATGGTGAATACAGTTACGGGTGCCGGGATGGGACGGGTGTTGCGGGATGCGTTGCGGGAGGTGTTACGGGGAATGTTACGGGAAGTGTTACGGGAAGTGTTGCGGGTCAAAATGTTCCCCTTATGCCGAAGCTCGGGACAGGAAAGGGTAGCATGTAGAAGGGTTCCCTGCGAGTTATCCCGGTCTCATAGTCAAAGTAGTAATTGTAGTAGAGGACATTCTTTGCAGCGTATACGTTCAACACCTGCAGATAAAACTGGCAATCGTACTTTTTGAACAACTTGAAACTCTTGGCGAACCCGGCATCAAGGCGATGGTATGGAGGGTAGCGCACTCCGCCTCTTCTGCCTGAGATTGGCTGCCAGCTTATATTTCCATACTCGTCCACGTACTGATACCATCCGATTTGTCCGGTAAATGGAAATCCTGATGAGAACACCCATGCCGATGTCAAATCCCAGCCCTTGCCGAGAGGTAAGGCAAAGGAGAGGTTGAGATTATGCCTGGTATCATGCACTGGATAGAACCAGTCCGAATCCCCGAACTTATATTTTGTTACAGAAAACGAATACCCGACCCAGGAGGAGGCGTATTTTGCAAGAAACTCAACGCCGTAAGAGTAACCCTTGCCGAGGGTGATTGAACCAGTATCAGGGAAAGGCCCGATATCAGAAAAAAGATTTGCTTCCCGCAGGTTCTCCAAATCCTTGTAGTACAGTTCAAGTGAAAGGTCGATATTCTTAGGCAGTTTGTATTCGGCGCCCAGAGTGAACAGCATTGACTGAAGCGGAGGGTATCTGCTGTCTGCAGGAACCCACTGCTGGAAGAACTGTATAGGCATCTTAAGCATCATCTCGTCTCGGGGATACGGAATGTAGAGATATTGATTGTAAAGGCCTGCTCCCGCTTTGATTGCAAGATCGGCAAGCGGCCGGTACTTGACCCCAAGCCGAGGGTTGATGCGGAAGTAGTTGCCGTTCGAAAAGTATTCTCCCCGCAGCCCCGCCTCAAAAACCCACCAGGGCAAGGGTTCCCACTTGTCCTGAATGTAGAATGCGGCAAGAGCGAACGTATCGCGTTTGTTGAACCAAATGGTATCAAGGTCCTCCCAGTAGTTGGCGGTCTCCACAGCCTTCGCCTCTAAACCGTATTCCATGGAATGCTCCGGCGCTGGAAACCAGGATAATCCCCAGCGGACGCTAAGTTCTCCAATTGATGAGTTCAGAAGAAACTCGCTCGAATCTTCTTTTATGAATGTTTTCACGCGGTAGCGGGTTACGTTAAATGCGAGAATTGAGAAAAGCTTCGGCGTAAAAACGTACCGCCAGCGTAAACCGAGTATCCCGTTGCCCCAGTTGAAATCCAGCCTGTTTGAGTCCGAACCCATTAATTCGCCTATTTTAAGAACATCGTCGCCGAAAAATCCCGAAAGTGTAAAACGTGAACGGTCGCTCGCATCCCAGTTTACCTTTGCCTGCAGATCGTAAAAATGATAAGGCAGGTAGATATGCATGTAAGATGTTTCTGGTATAAAGAGCTTGTCAATAGTCCAGGTAACGGCATCTATATAAGTCCTTCGACCGGACACAAGCCACGAGCCCTTTAGACCGAATGGAAGCGGACCCTCGATAACGGCTTTTGAAGTCAGAAGTCCCACGTCGGCGTAACCGGTTATTTTTTCGCTGTTTCCGGCCTTCATCTCGACGTCCAGCACGGACGATATCGCCCCGCCGTAACGGGCGGGGAACCCGCCCGTATAGAGTTCCGCGCCTTTAAGAGCCTCGAGGATGAAGGTCGAGTAGAAGCCAAGCAGATGATACGGGTTGTAAACGGTAACGCCATCGAGGAGTATGAGATTCTGATCCATCGTTCCGCCGCGGATATAAAGTGCTGAAGAGTAATCGGATATAGAGACAACACCGGGCAGCATGGTGAGCGAACGGAACAAATCCTGCTCAACGAAGCCGGGAACCTGCTTTATCTTCTGCATATCCATCCTCTTGACTCCTACATCCACCTCATGTTCAAAACGTTCTCTTTCTCCTGTTACTTCGACCTGTCCAAGCTGCAAAGGTTCGTATTTTAAAGCGAAATCACGGCGTATGTTGCGGCCAGCCTCAACAATTATCTCAACCCTCTCCTCTTTGTAGCCTATCATAGAGCAGATAAGCGTGTACTTTCCTGGCTTGATGCCTGTAATGACATAGTATCCATCCTTATTAGAAGTGGCGCCAAGGCTGCCGTCTTCAAGATAGACGTTCACGTAACTCATGAATTCACCGGAAGATGCCTCGCGAACAAAACCGGAAACCACGCCGTATG
This region of bacterium genomic DNA includes:
- a CDS encoding TonB-dependent receptor, encoding MLRKYVAFVSILLAPELIWGATYGVVSGFVREASSGEFMSYVNVYLEDGSLGATSNKDGYYVITGIKPGKYTLICSMIGYKEERVEIIVEAGRNIRRDFALKYEPLQLGQVEVTGERERFEHEVDVGVKRMDMQKIKQVPGFVEQDLFRSLTMLPGVVSISDYSSALYIRGGTMDQNLILLDGVTVYNPYHLLGFYSTFILEALKGAELYTGGFPARYGGAISSVLDVEMKAGNSEKITGYADVGLLTSKAVIEGPLPFGLKGSWLVSGRRTYIDAVTWTIDKLFIPETSYMHIYLPYHFYDLQAKVNWDASDRSRFTLSGFFGDDVLKIGELMGSDSNRLDFNWGNGILGLRWRYVFTPKLFSILAFNVTRYRVKTFIKEDSSEFLLNSSIGELSVRWGLSWFPAPEHSMEYGLEAKAVETANYWEDLDTIWFNKRDTFALAAFYIQDKWEPLPWWVFEAGLRGEYFSNGNYFRINPRLGVKYRPLADLAIKAGAGLYNQYLYIPYPRDEMMLKMPIQFFQQWVPADSRYPPLQSMLFTLGAEYKLPKNIDLSLELYYKDLENLREANLFSDIGPFPDTGSITLGKGYSYGVEFLAKYASSWVGYSFSVTKYKFGDSDWFYPVHDTRHNLNLSFALPLGKGWDLTSAWVFSSGFPFTGQIGWYQYVDEYGNISWQPISGRRGGVRYPPYHRLDAGFAKSFKLFKKYDCQFYLQVLNVYAAKNVLYYNYYFDYETGITRREPFYMLPFPVPSFGIRGTF